In Streptomyces sp. NBC_00344, the genomic window CACGGTCTCGCCGGCCGAGGGACGGCGTTCGACGCCGACCACCAGATCGGCGTTGGCCGACCCTACGACCAGCAGGTCGTAGTCGTACATGTGTGTCCTGCTTTCCGAGGGCCGCTCGAGGCGGCCGGGGGGGCGGCCCGGGGGATGGCCGAAGGGTGCGGTCGGGCGGGTCAGGAGAAGTCGGCGACGTTCTTCTTGGTGACGACCTTGACCGGCACCTTCACCGCCTTCGGAACCTTCTTGCCCTGTGCGGCGGCAACCGCGTTGCGCACGGCGAGCCTGCCGAGCTCCGCCGGCTGCTGGGCGACCGACGCGTAGAGCGTGCCGGCCCGGACCGCCTTGAACCCGTCGGGGGTCCCGTCGAAACCGACCACCGAGACGGAATTGCCGGCCTTGCTGCCCAGTGCCTTGATCGCACCGAGGGCCATCTCGTCGTTCGCGGCGAAGACCCCGGTAACCCCGTGGTGCGCCTGCAGCATGTTGGTCATCACGTCGAGGCCCTTGGTGCGGTCGAAGTCCGCGGGCTGGCTCGCGACCACCGTGATGTCCGGATAGGCCTTGATGCCTTCGGCGAAGCCCTGTTCGCGCTCACGGCCGGCCGAGGTGCCCGCGGTGCCCTGCAGTTCGACGATCCGGCCCTTGCCGCCGAGCTTCCCGGCCAGTGTCTTCGCGGCGAGCTTGCCGCCAGCGATGTTGTCGGAGGCGACCAGGGTCGCCACATCAGCCTTGTTGACGCCCCGGTCGGCGGCGATCACCGGGATGTGCGCCGTGTTGGCGGACCGGACCGAGGGGCCCGCCGCGTCGGAGTCCACCGGGTTGATGATGATGGACTTGACGCCCGAACTGGTGAAGTTCTGTATCTGGTTGGCCTGCTGGGACGCGTCGTTCTGGGCGTCGGTCGCGGTGAAACCGACATCCTCGGCCTTGGCCTCCTGCTGGGCACCCGCCTTCATCTGGACGAAGAAGGGGTTGTTCATGGTGGACAGGGAGAGACCGACCTTGAGCCTGGTGCCCGACGAACCCGAATTGAAGAAGGACACACCGGCCGCCACAGCAGCCACACAGACCACGGCGATCGAGATCTTCACGGCTTGCGGGCCCTTGCGGCCCGGCCCGCCGGCGCCGGCCGCAGCCGTCGGGCCGGTACCCGACCCGGCGCGCCGGCGCAGCGTGTCCAGCAGCACCGCCAGCGCGATGACCACACCGATCACGACCTGCTGCCAGAAGGCGGACACCGAGAGGAGGTTCAGGCCGTTCCGCAGCACGGCGAGGATCAGGGCGCCGATCAGGGTGCCGGACGCCTTGCCGACACCGCCGGAGAGGCTGGCGCCCCCGATGACGACCGCCGCGATCGCGTCGAGTTCGTACCCCTGAGCGGCCTGCGGCTGGGCGGAGGAGAGCCGTGAGGCGAGGACGATGCCCGCGGCAGCGGCGAAGAGGCCGGAGAGCGCGTAGATCACGAGCTTCTGCCGCTTGACCCGCAGACCGGAGAGCCGGGCCGCTTCCTCGTTGCCGCCGATCGCGTACATCGAACGCCCGATGTAGGTACGGGACAGCACCAGGGCGGTGATCAGCCCCATCACGATCATCACGATGACCGGGACCGGAAGCCAGCCGCCGAGCGTGTCGCCGAGCGAGGAGACCGAGCCGGGAAAGGCGATGGGGGAGCCCTGCGAGATGACCAGCGAGAGGCCGCGGCCGATCGAGAGCATGGCCAGCGTCGCGATGAACGGCGGGAGTTTGCCGTACGAGACGAGCATGCCGTTGACCAGACCGCAGGCGACACCCGTACCGATGGCGAGGACCACGGCGAGCCACACCGGCAGCCCCTCGGAGGTCGCCGTCCAGGCCAGCACGGTCGCCGACAGCGCGGCCACCGAACCGACCGAGAGGTCGATGCCCGCCGACACGATCACAAAGGTGACACCGAACGCCAGGATCGCCGTCACGGCGGCCTGTACCCCGACGTTCAGCAGGTTCTGCGTGGTGAGGAAGTCGCCGGACAGCAGCGACATCGCCACCACCAGGACCACCAGGGCGCTGAGTGCGCCGTTGTCGAGCAGGATGCGGCGGACCGCGGAGGCGCCACGCGCGCCCGTTGTGCTCAGATGCGTGTCAGCGGTCACGACGGGCCTCTGCTTCCTTCGTTCCGGTGTGAGGGGTGGAGGGGGCCGCGGTGGTGACGGCGAGCGCCATCACCGCGTCCTGGGTGGCTTCGGCAGCGGCGAGTTCGCCGGCGATCCGGCCATGGGCCATCACCAGCACCCGGTCGCTCATCCCGAGCACCTCGGGCAGATCGCTGGAGATCATCAGCACCGCGTGACCGGACGCTGTCAGCTCGTTGATCAGCTGATAGATCTCGACCTTGGCGCCGACGTCGATACCGCGGGTCGGCTCGTCGAGGATCAGCACCCTGGTGTCGGCGAGCAGCCATTTGCCGATGACGACCTTCTGCTGGTTGCCGCCGGACAGGGTGCGTACGTGCTGGCCGAGTCCCGCCATCCGTACGCCGAGCTGCCCGGCGATCCGCGCCGCGGCGCTCTGCTGGCCCTTGAGGTCCACCAGACCGGCACGGGTGGCGGACCGCAGGGTGACCAGGCCGAGGTTCTCCTGGACCGACGCGTCCAGCACCAGGCCCTGGCCCTTGCGGTCCTCGGGCACCAGCCCGATTCCCGCGCTCATCGCGGCGCTCACATCGTGCCGGGTCAGCTGTC contains:
- a CDS encoding ABC transporter permease/substrate-binding protein, with product MTADTHLSTTGARGASAVRRILLDNGALSALVVLVVAMSLLSGDFLTTQNLLNVGVQAAVTAILAFGVTFVIVSAGIDLSVGSVAALSATVLAWTATSEGLPVWLAVVLAIGTGVACGLVNGMLVSYGKLPPFIATLAMLSIGRGLSLVISQGSPIAFPGSVSSLGDTLGGWLPVPVIVMIVMGLITALVLSRTYIGRSMYAIGGNEEAARLSGLRVKRQKLVIYALSGLFAAAAGIVLASRLSSAQPQAAQGYELDAIAAVVIGGASLSGGVGKASGTLIGALILAVLRNGLNLLSVSAFWQQVVIGVVIALAVLLDTLRRRAGSGTGPTAAAGAGGPGRKGPQAVKISIAVVCVAAVAAGVSFFNSGSSGTRLKVGLSLSTMNNPFFVQMKAGAQQEAKAEDVGFTATDAQNDASQQANQIQNFTSSGVKSIIINPVDSDAAGPSVRSANTAHIPVIAADRGVNKADVATLVASDNIAGGKLAAKTLAGKLGGKGRIVELQGTAGTSAGREREQGFAEGIKAYPDITVVASQPADFDRTKGLDVMTNMLQAHHGVTGVFAANDEMALGAIKALGSKAGNSVSVVGFDGTPDGFKAVRAGTLYASVAQQPAELGRLAVRNAVAAAQGKKVPKAVKVPVKVVTKKNVADFS